From one Rubrobacter xylanophilus genomic stretch:
- a CDS encoding polysaccharide deacetylase family protein translates to MTRRLPRVLMYHSISSPSEGPDDLCVSPERFEEQMLALRRAGLRGVSMRELCSASARGRARRLVGLTFDDAYRDFLEAAVPALERVGFTATVFAVAGMLGKENVWEHRSAEKRPRLALLDAAGLREAAERGMEVGSHTTTHPRLSRLEGEDLEREIGGSRRLLQEALGLPIEGLCYPYGDLSPAAVEAARRAGYRYACATKWRVEGSIHDWPRIFVSDEDTPLRLWAKLALDTLRRLTRRSRSGA, encoded by the coding sequence ATGACCCGGCGGCTGCCCCGGGTGCTGATGTACCACTCCATAAGCAGCCCCTCCGAGGGCCCGGACGACCTTTGCGTCTCACCGGAGAGGTTCGAAGAACAGATGCTCGCCCTCCGGCGCGCGGGCCTGCGCGGCGTCTCGATGAGGGAGCTGTGCTCCGCGTCAGCCAGAGGAAGGGCCCGCCGTCTCGTCGGGCTGACCTTCGACGACGCCTACAGGGACTTTCTGGAAGCCGCCGTGCCGGCGCTGGAGAGGGTCGGCTTCACCGCGACGGTCTTCGCCGTGGCCGGGATGCTGGGGAAAGAGAACGTCTGGGAGCACCGGAGCGCAGAGAAGAGGCCCCGGCTCGCGCTGCTTGACGCCGCGGGCCTGAGGGAGGCCGCGGAACGAGGGATGGAGGTCGGCTCGCACACCACCACCCATCCGCGCCTCTCCAGACTGGAGGGCGAAGACCTGGAGCGGGAAATCGGTGGCAGCCGGCGCCTCCTGCAGGAGGCGCTCGGGCTCCCGATAGAGGGTTTGTGCTACCCGTACGGGGACCTGAGCCCCGCGGCGGTGGAGGCGGCCCGCCGGGCCGGCTACCGGTACGCCTGCGCCACCAAGTGGCGGGTGGAGGGATCCATCCACGACTGGCCGCGCATCTTCGTCTCCGACGAGGATACCCCCCTGCGGCTTTGGGCCAAGCTCGCGCTGGACACGCTCCGGCGCCTCACCCGGCGTAGCCGTAGCGGCGCATGA
- the wbaP gene encoding undecaprenyl-phosphate galactose phosphotransferase WbaP: MGSRERVFAGERVTDEALVPVAVLPGPRVVPEFRRPGAALRQRFAVAGLIAADVALAAAVWGVALGLQGLWGRGGPSEVAVAAIAPSVVVWVGMRALLGLYPGYGLDAVQRLRRHVYSVFAALAVLAVFAVDFHVGDSLSRLMLLISFGGLLLAAPFAQHAARRVLRRAKVWGKPVVVLSYRETGEAFLKHLRREWSLGYRPAALFDYNLLPAGGGYREAPYEKTLHDAAAWARERRVDTCIFATPYTRREQLSGMISVASESFREVIVVPNLDGVTNSSVVARDLAGTFAVEVRYNLLDPWAQRVKRALDLLLAGALGFALLPLLLGLALLIRVDSPGPVLFRQKRPGKDGRTFRVCKFRTMHADADERLTRLLEEDPRLGEEFRRHGKLRDDPRITRIGRFLRKTSLDELPQLWNVVRGEMSLVGPRPYLEIQRSQIDEHERFILRVPPGISGLWQVSGRSDTTLEERVRLDTYYVRNWSVWLDLIILARTVRVVLGRSGAY, encoded by the coding sequence ATGGGCTCGAGAGAGAGAGTTTTCGCCGGGGAGCGGGTGACGGATGAGGCACTGGTCCCGGTTGCCGTGCTCCCGGGACCCCGGGTGGTGCCCGAGTTCCGGCGTCCGGGTGCGGCGCTGCGGCAGCGTTTTGCGGTGGCGGGGCTTATCGCGGCGGACGTGGCGCTCGCCGCGGCGGTGTGGGGGGTGGCGCTCGGGCTGCAGGGGCTGTGGGGCCGGGGAGGCCCCTCCGAGGTGGCGGTGGCGGCCATCGCTCCGAGCGTGGTGGTCTGGGTGGGGATGCGGGCGCTCCTCGGTCTGTACCCCGGCTACGGGCTCGACGCCGTCCAGCGGCTGCGCCGCCACGTCTATTCCGTGTTCGCGGCGCTCGCCGTGCTCGCGGTCTTCGCGGTGGACTTTCACGTGGGGGACAGCCTCTCGCGGCTCATGCTGCTGATCTCCTTCGGCGGGTTGCTTCTCGCCGCGCCCTTCGCCCAGCACGCGGCCCGCCGGGTGCTGCGCCGGGCGAAAGTGTGGGGCAAGCCCGTGGTGGTGCTCAGCTACCGGGAGACCGGGGAGGCCTTCCTGAAGCATCTGAGGCGGGAGTGGAGCCTCGGCTACCGTCCGGCGGCTCTCTTCGACTATAATCTGCTCCCCGCGGGAGGGGGCTACAGGGAGGCTCCCTACGAGAAGACGCTGCACGACGCGGCGGCGTGGGCGCGCGAGCGGCGGGTGGACACCTGCATCTTCGCCACCCCCTACACCCGCCGCGAGCAGCTCTCCGGCATGATCTCGGTCGCCAGCGAGAGCTTCCGGGAGGTGATCGTCGTTCCCAACCTGGACGGGGTGACCAATTCTTCGGTCGTCGCCCGGGATCTCGCCGGGACCTTCGCCGTGGAGGTCCGCTACAACCTCCTCGACCCCTGGGCCCAGAGGGTCAAGCGGGCGCTGGATCTTTTGCTCGCGGGGGCTCTGGGGTTCGCGCTCTTGCCGCTGCTGCTGGGGCTGGCGCTCCTGATCCGGGTGGACTCCCCGGGGCCGGTCCTCTTCCGGCAGAAGAGGCCCGGGAAGGACGGCAGGACGTTCCGGGTGTGCAAGTTTCGCACCATGCACGCCGACGCCGACGAGCGCCTGACCCGGCTGCTCGAGGAGGACCCGCGCCTCGGGGAGGAGTTCCGGCGGCACGGCAAGCTCCGGGACGACCCGCGCATCACCCGGATCGGACGCTTTCTCAGGAAGACCAGCCTCGACGAGCTGCCCCAGCTGTGGAACGTCGTGCGGGGCGAGATGAGCCTCGTCGGACCCCGGCCGTACCTCGAGATCCAGCGCTCCCAGATCGACGAGCACGAGCGGTTCATCCTGCGGGTTCCGCCGGGGATAAGCGGGCTCTGGCAGGTGAGCGGGCGCAGCGACACCACGCTGGAGGAGCGGGTGCGGCTGGACACCTACTACGTGCGCAACTGGTCGGTGTGGCTGGACCTGATCATCCTGGCCCGCACCGTCCGGGTGGTGCTCGGCCGGAGCGGGGCCTACTGA
- a CDS encoding sulfotransferase family protein produces MRLPDFLVIGAMKCGTTALYYYLDQHPDVYMSPVKEPDFLAFEGEGEAPRNAITELSSYAALFREAGGARAVGEASHESLYRARAVENIRRHVPGARFIAVLRDPADRAYSHYLHLVRNGTEPLSSFEAALAAEQRGDLGEGFPFRGYIDRGFYFRQLFRYYEAFGEERIRVYLYEDLATRPLWVMRDAFAFIGVDPGFVPDVSLRRNVSGVPRSRLLDALLQRQSPLKNFLKTRLPSRVRRRVAERFDRLKSWNLTKPQPVHPETRRELVETYREDVVRLQELIRRDLSGWLRC; encoded by the coding sequence ATGCGCCTGCCGGACTTTCTGGTCATCGGCGCCATGAAGTGCGGAACCACCGCCCTCTACTACTACCTGGACCAGCACCCGGATGTGTACATGAGCCCAGTCAAGGAACCGGACTTCCTCGCTTTCGAGGGGGAGGGGGAGGCGCCGCGGAACGCGATCACCGAGCTCTCATCCTACGCGGCGCTGTTCCGGGAGGCCGGGGGCGCCAGGGCGGTGGGGGAGGCCTCTCACGAGTCGCTTTACCGGGCGCGGGCCGTGGAGAACATCCGGCGTCACGTTCCCGGCGCCCGGTTCATCGCCGTGCTGCGCGACCCCGCCGACCGGGCTTACTCCCACTACCTGCACCTGGTGCGCAACGGAACCGAGCCGCTCTCGAGCTTCGAGGCGGCGCTCGCCGCCGAGCAGAGGGGGGATCTCGGCGAGGGCTTCCCCTTTCGCGGCTACATCGACCGGGGCTTCTACTTCCGGCAGCTCTTTCGCTACTACGAGGCGTTCGGCGAGGAGAGAATCCGCGTCTACCTCTACGAGGATCTGGCCACCCGACCGTTGTGGGTCATGCGGGACGCCTTCGCGTTCATCGGGGTGGACCCCGGCTTCGTCCCCGACGTCTCGCTCCGGCGCAATGTCTCCGGCGTGCCCAGGAGCAGGCTCCTCGACGCCCTCCTCCAGCGTCAGAGCCCCCTCAAGAACTTCCTCAAGACCCGTCTCCCCTCCAGGGTCCGGCGCCGGGTCGCCGAGCGCTTCGACCGGCTCAAGAGCTGGAACCTGACGAAGCCCCAGCCGGTGCACCCCGAGACCCGCCGGGAGCTGGTGGAGACCTACCGCGAGGACGTCGTGAGGCTCCAGGAGCTCATCCGCCGGGATCTCTCGGGTTGGCTGCGGTGTTAG
- a CDS encoding right-handed parallel beta-helix repeat-containing protein, which produces MVATLLLLNACSGEPNACTLYASPEGSDTASGSREDPFRSVQHLVDTLAPQQTGCLLKGTYTQEPNALIRIKTPDITLRSAPGTRAEIRGRIWIQRSADRVTVRNLDLVGSAPPRSQLDDSSSVTVTAKGARLINNDITNHNSTICLSIGNPKWGKAANTLIKHNRIHHCGKLPPTNHHHGIYIGHATHTKVIANLIYKNADRAIQLYPNAQNSTIQGNVIDANGEGILFSGLRGHSSSGNLVKNNIISNSTVRWNVAANWRRADAPGTNNRLSKNCLWASNEEPAYNHDGGVQSPPVGFTAEDNVVARPEYRDPEAGDYRLSSAACKEVLGDLMPQTLLRGPTDR; this is translated from the coding sequence GTGGTCGCAACACTCCTGCTGCTCAACGCCTGCTCCGGTGAACCGAACGCCTGCACCCTGTACGCCTCGCCCGAGGGCTCCGACACCGCAAGCGGCAGCAGGGAAGATCCCTTCCGCTCCGTCCAGCACCTCGTCGACACCCTCGCCCCACAACAGACCGGCTGCCTCCTCAAAGGAACCTACACCCAAGAGCCCAACGCCCTCATCAGGATCAAAACCCCAGACATAACCCTGCGCAGTGCACCCGGAACCCGCGCCGAGATAAGAGGGCGGATCTGGATCCAGCGCAGCGCCGACCGCGTGACCGTCCGGAACCTCGACCTCGTCGGCTCCGCCCCACCGAGGAGCCAGCTCGATGACTCCTCCAGCGTTACGGTGACGGCCAAGGGGGCGCGCCTGATCAACAACGACATCACAAACCACAACTCCACCATCTGCCTCAGCATCGGTAACCCCAAATGGGGTAAAGCCGCCAACACCCTCATCAAACACAACCGAATCCACCACTGCGGAAAGCTGCCCCCCACAAACCACCACCACGGCATCTACATAGGCCACGCCACACACACAAAGGTCATCGCCAACCTCATCTACAAAAACGCCGACAGAGCCATCCAGCTCTACCCCAACGCCCAGAACTCCACCATCCAGGGCAACGTCATCGACGCCAACGGTGAGGGAATCCTCTTCTCCGGCCTCAGAGGGCACTCCTCCTCCGGCAACCTCGTCAAAAACAACATCATCTCCAACTCCACAGTGCGCTGGAACGTCGCCGCAAACTGGCGGCGGGCAGACGCTCCCGGCACCAACAACCGCCTCTCCAAAAACTGCCTCTGGGCCTCCAACGAAGAGCCGGCCTACAACCACGACGGAGGTGTGCAGTCCCCCCCGGTGGGCTTCACCGCGGAGGACAACGTCGTGGCCCGCCCGGAATACCGCGACCCGGAGGCCGGAGACTACCGGCTCTCCTCCGCCGCATGCAAGGAAGTCCTCGGGGATCTCATGCCCCAGACGCTCCTTCGCGGCCCCACCGATCGCTGA
- a CDS encoding glycosyltransferase: MRLIYVTSTLPYGKKEAFVIPEVRELLRRGHEVLVVPAHPRGAILHGDAKPLLPGTVSERLLSGRVIGAAARVALAHPRRVASALGLLLRSRGPGVLLRNLAAFPKALWLSDLVRHRGAEHVHAHWATVPATVALVAGTVTGVPWSFTAHRFDITEDNLLGEKVRGAGFVRAISRRGAREIQKITGFGAAEVIHMGVELPPRPARRPGPSDRALVAANLLEVKGHVHLFRALGVLRDRGVGVRLDVAGDGPLLGELAREVRRLRLEDRVAFLGLVPHGRLLERMRGGAWGMFVLPSIVTPGGEQEGIPVSLVEAMGCGMPVVATATGGIPELLEGVDGALLVPPEDPEALADAMERLLREPGRAERLAAAGRRRVEEEFSVRSTVDILERLFGEHGRRASR, translated from the coding sequence GTGCGCCTGATCTACGTCACCTCCACCCTCCCCTACGGCAAGAAGGAGGCCTTCGTCATACCGGAGGTGCGGGAGCTGCTGCGCCGCGGTCACGAGGTGCTCGTCGTCCCCGCCCATCCGCGGGGGGCGATCCTGCACGGCGACGCCAAGCCCCTGCTCCCGGGGACGGTCTCGGAGAGGCTCCTCTCGGGCCGGGTGATCGGGGCCGCCGCGAGGGTGGCCCTCGCGCACCCCCGCAGGGTCGCCTCCGCCCTGGGCCTTTTGCTCCGGAGCCGCGGCCCGGGGGTGCTCCTGCGCAACCTCGCGGCCTTCCCCAAGGCCCTCTGGCTCTCGGACCTCGTCCGGCACCGGGGTGCCGAGCACGTCCACGCCCACTGGGCCACCGTCCCGGCCACCGTGGCGCTCGTGGCGGGGACGGTGACCGGCGTTCCCTGGAGCTTCACCGCCCACCGCTTCGACATAACCGAGGACAACTTGCTCGGGGAGAAGGTCCGCGGGGCGGGCTTCGTGCGGGCCATAAGCCGGCGGGGAGCCCGTGAGATCCAGAAGATCACCGGCTTCGGCGCGGCCGAGGTGATCCACATGGGTGTCGAGCTCCCCCCGCGCCCGGCGCGCCGCCCGGGGCCCTCGGACCGGGCGCTGGTGGCGGCCAACCTGCTGGAGGTGAAGGGACACGTCCACCTGTTCCGGGCACTCGGGGTCCTCAGGGATCGCGGGGTAGGGGTGCGGCTCGACGTGGCGGGCGACGGACCGCTGCTCGGGGAGCTCGCGAGGGAGGTGCGCCGGCTGCGCCTGGAGGACCGGGTGGCCTTTCTCGGCCTCGTGCCGCACGGGAGGCTCCTGGAGCGGATGCGCGGCGGGGCATGGGGGATGTTCGTCCTCCCCAGCATCGTGACCCCGGGGGGAGAGCAGGAGGGCATCCCCGTCTCCCTCGTAGAGGCCATGGGCTGCGGGATGCCGGTCGTCGCGACCGCCACCGGCGGCATACCGGAGCTGCTCGAAGGAGTCGACGGCGCCCTGCTGGTGCCGCCCGAAGACCCGGAGGCCCTTGCCGATGCGATGGAGCGGCTGCTGCGGGAGCCCGGACGCGCCGAGCGCCTCGCGGCCGCGGGGCGCAGGAGGGTGGAGGAGGAGTTCTCCGTCCGGAGCACGGTAGACATCCTCGAAAGGCTCTTCGGTGAGCACGGGAGGCGGGCTTCCCGGTGA
- a CDS encoding low molecular weight protein arginine phosphatase → MGAAEERPKTVLFVCTANICRSPMAAALFNALAEERSLPHRAESAGVAALEGAGMAPYAREALAELGIRDEGHRARQVSRELLERADLVLVMGPRHLREIERSFGSSGKVHTLRGFVGEADGEEIPDPYGLTAHAYRASLRQLLEYVEGVLERLREEEGSSQ, encoded by the coding sequence ATGGGCGCCGCAGAAGAAAGGCCCAAGACCGTGCTCTTCGTGTGCACGGCGAACATCTGCCGCAGCCCCATGGCCGCGGCGCTCTTCAACGCCCTGGCGGAGGAGCGCTCCCTCCCCCACCGGGCGGAGAGCGCGGGGGTGGCCGCCCTGGAGGGGGCGGGGATGGCCCCCTACGCCCGCGAGGCGCTGGCGGAGCTCGGCATCCGGGACGAGGGACACAGGGCGCGGCAGGTGAGCCGCGAGCTGCTGGAGCGGGCGGACCTGGTGCTCGTGATGGGCCCCCGGCACCTCCGGGAGATAGAGCGGAGCTTCGGGTCTTCGGGGAAGGTGCACACTCTGCGGGGCTTCGTCGGCGAAGCGGACGGGGAGGAGATCCCGGACCCCTACGGGCTCACGGCCCACGCCTACCGGGCCTCCCTCCGGCAGCTGCTGGAGTACGTGGAGGGCGTTCTGGAACGCCTCCGGGAGGAAGAAGGCTCCTCTCAGTAG
- a CDS encoding right-handed parallel beta-helix repeat-containing protein, protein MSPKPLHRRTKLRAVILTATMLPLLMVFWTTSSQKSADAGNTCTLYASPEGSDTASGSREDPFRSVQHLVDTLAPQQTGCLLKGTYTQEPNALIRIKTPDITLRSAPGTRAEIEARVYLPRGSDGVTLRDLNIDGSPNPLPSVTVTAKGARLINNDITNHNSTICLSIGNPKWGKAANTLIKHNRIHHCGKLPPTNHHHGIYIGHATHTKVIANLIYKNADRAIQLYPNAQNSTIQGNVIDANGEGILFSGLRGHSSSGNLVKNNIISNSTVRWNVAANWRRADAPGTNNRLSKNCLWASHSKPYYRKDGGVTSGRPGLKVRGNRIANPLYVDAEAGDYRLREESPCRGILGRWTPPLKGN, encoded by the coding sequence ATGAGTCCAAAACCCCTGCACCGACGCACGAAACTGCGCGCCGTCATCCTGACCGCAACCATGCTTCCGCTGCTGATGGTCTTCTGGACCACCTCGTCCCAGAAGAGTGCAGACGCCGGAAACACCTGCACCCTGTACGCCTCGCCCGAGGGCTCCGACACCGCAAGCGGCAGCAGGGAAGATCCCTTCCGCTCCGTCCAGCACCTCGTCGACACCCTCGCCCCACAACAGACCGGCTGCCTCCTCAAAGGAACCTACACCCAAGAGCCCAACGCCCTCATCAGGATCAAAACCCCAGACATAACCCTGCGCAGTGCACCCGGAACCCGCGCCGAGATAGAAGCGCGCGTCTACCTGCCCCGGGGCTCCGACGGCGTCACCCTGCGCGACCTGAACATCGACGGTTCTCCGAATCCGCTGCCCAGCGTCACGGTGACGGCCAAGGGGGCGCGCCTGATCAACAACGACATCACAAACCACAACTCCACCATCTGCCTCAGCATCGGTAACCCCAAATGGGGTAAAGCCGCCAACACCCTCATCAAACACAACCGAATCCACCACTGCGGAAAGCTGCCCCCCACAAACCACCACCACGGCATCTACATAGGCCACGCCACACACACAAAGGTCATCGCCAACCTCATCTACAAAAACGCCGACAGAGCCATCCAGCTCTACCCCAACGCCCAGAACTCCACCATCCAGGGCAACGTCATCGACGCCAACGGTGAGGGAATCCTCTTCTCCGGCCTCAGAGGGCACTCCTCCTCCGGCAACCTCGTCAAAAACAACATCATCTCCAACTCCACAGTGCGCTGGAACGTCGCCGCAAACTGGCGGCGGGCAGACGCTCCCGGTACCAACAACCGCCTCTCCAAAAACTGCCTCTGGGCTTCCCACTCGAAGCCCTACTACCGGAAAGACGGAGGCGTAACCTCCGGACGTCCCGGTCTCAAGGTAAGGGGGAACCGCATCGCGAATCCCCTCTACGTCGATGCCGAAGCCGGAGACTACCGGCTGCGCGAGGAGAGCCCATGCCGCGGGATCCTCGGCAGATGGACCCCTCCTTTGAAGGGCAACTAA
- a CDS encoding glycosyltransferase family 4 protein: MKKRVMIMTQFFPPETYAGANRIGPMAAVLAGRFEVTVVTVKPGYPSPEYYAGVSLEEHDAALPCRVLRAAPFRPHRGGMVFRTLREHALAARLALRAAGPADVVIASSPSMFLGPAGLAVARAKRARFVWDVRDITWGYARDIVGRASPAMAAASWALQEYMRRVLVRADLVVGASEGITRMLVESGAEPERAVTVPNGISEGMLKEILRSVPGPPETKPRPLVAYAGLIGYNQHLEALVEAARALPGADFVIAGEGPELPLLRRKARGLGNVSFPGYLRREEVLGLYRRSDVLFAQARDTPVINATMVPVKLFEYMAAGRPVVYAGRGIAVGLLRRAGCAITVPPEDPATLRNAIGLLSREPGLRRELGRRGREFVCANCCRETLMEELSLALEERFFRRGAVVV, translated from the coding sequence GTGAAGAAGAGAGTCATGATCATGACCCAGTTCTTCCCCCCGGAGACCTACGCCGGGGCCAATCGGATCGGCCCGATGGCCGCGGTGCTCGCCGGGCGCTTCGAGGTGACGGTGGTGACCGTGAAGCCGGGCTACCCCTCCCCCGAGTACTATGCCGGCGTCTCCCTGGAAGAACACGATGCCGCCCTCCCCTGCCGGGTTTTGCGCGCAGCTCCCTTCCGGCCGCACCGCGGTGGGATGGTCTTCAGGACTTTGCGAGAGCACGCTCTCGCTGCCCGGCTGGCGCTCCGCGCCGCGGGCCCGGCTGATGTGGTAATAGCCTCTTCCCCCAGCATGTTCCTGGGGCCGGCCGGGCTGGCGGTGGCCCGGGCGAAGAGGGCCCGCTTCGTGTGGGACGTGCGGGACATCACGTGGGGGTATGCCAGGGACATCGTGGGCCGCGCCTCGCCCGCGATGGCCGCCGCCTCCTGGGCCCTGCAGGAGTACATGCGCCGGGTCCTCGTGCGGGCCGACCTCGTCGTCGGGGCCTCCGAGGGGATAACCAGGATGCTCGTGGAGAGCGGAGCCGAACCCGAGAGGGCCGTGACGGTGCCGAACGGCATCTCGGAGGGGATGCTGAAGGAGATCCTGCGCTCCGTCCCCGGCCCGCCCGAGACGAAGCCCCGCCCGCTCGTGGCCTACGCGGGGCTCATCGGGTACAACCAGCACCTCGAGGCTCTGGTCGAGGCCGCCCGCGCGCTCCCCGGGGCGGATTTCGTGATAGCCGGCGAGGGGCCGGAGCTCCCCCTGCTGCGGCGGAAGGCTCGGGGTCTCGGGAACGTCTCCTTCCCCGGCTACCTGCGGCGGGAGGAGGTGCTCGGGCTCTACCGCCGGAGCGACGTTCTCTTCGCCCAGGCGCGCGATACGCCGGTCATCAACGCGACCATGGTTCCGGTGAAGCTCTTCGAGTACATGGCCGCCGGCCGGCCGGTGGTCTACGCCGGGCGCGGGATTGCCGTCGGGCTGCTGCGGCGGGCCGGGTGTGCGATCACGGTCCCCCCGGAGGACCCCGCGACGCTCCGGAATGCCATAGGGCTGTTGTCGAGAGAACCCGGCCTCAGGCGCGAGCTGGGCCGGCGTGGAAGGGAGTTCGTATGCGCAAACTGCTGCAGGGAGACCCTGATGGAGGAGCTCTCGCTCGCGCTGGAGGAGAGGTTCTTCCGGCGCGGGGCGGTGGTGGTCTGA
- a CDS encoding sulfotransferase, translating to MGSKDSLTVLYVIGNGRSGSTLLDIVLGNHPLVESTGERVHLTRTGWISRRATTAADERKRRLPLCSCGGRLDVPSAGEDEVCPFWKEVRKEWVRRAGSEDIEGYPGLQEAFERHRRWPRLLRERHRPSPEFRSYARLTLALFEAIRDVSGKPVVVDSSKSPPCAFPLALVPGLDLRAVHLVRDVRGVISSRSKALKKDIRAGIEWDHEPHPVWRSAWWSSLRWSAINLESEMVCRWLGPGRWIRLRYEDFLEDPEGSLRRIGGLVGLDLAGLGRSFAAGKEMHVGHNVGGNRLRMSGSVRLRPEAGSWEDSLSPAEVRLAGRIAGPLMRRYGYAG from the coding sequence ATGGGTTCTAAAGATTCTCTGACCGTACTCTACGTGATCGGCAACGGCCGCAGCGGCTCCACCCTGCTGGACATAGTTCTCGGCAACCATCCCCTGGTGGAGAGTACCGGGGAAAGGGTCCACCTCACCCGCACCGGATGGATAAGCCGGCGGGCGACGACGGCGGCCGACGAGAGGAAGCGGCGCCTGCCGCTCTGTTCCTGCGGGGGGCGTCTGGACGTACCCTCCGCGGGAGAGGATGAGGTGTGCCCGTTCTGGAAGGAGGTGAGAAAGGAGTGGGTGCGGCGCGCCGGGTCCGAGGACATCGAGGGATATCCGGGGCTTCAGGAAGCCTTCGAGCGGCACAGGCGGTGGCCGCGCTTGCTGCGGGAGCGGCACCGGCCGTCACCCGAGTTCCGCTCCTACGCCCGGCTGACGCTTGCGCTCTTCGAGGCCATCCGGGACGTCAGCGGCAAGCCAGTCGTCGTGGATTCCAGCAAGTCTCCTCCGTGCGCCTTCCCGCTCGCGCTCGTGCCCGGGCTGGACCTGCGGGCCGTTCATCTGGTGCGCGATGTGAGGGGGGTGATCTCCTCGCGCAGTAAGGCGCTCAAGAAAGATATCCGGGCCGGGATAGAGTGGGATCACGAGCCGCATCCCGTATGGCGCTCCGCATGGTGGTCGAGCCTCCGGTGGTCCGCCATCAACCTGGAGTCCGAGATGGTGTGTCGGTGGCTGGGGCCGGGGAGGTGGATCCGCCTCCGCTACGAGGACTTTCTCGAAGATCCCGAAGGCTCTCTGCGGAGGATTGGAGGTCTGGTCGGGCTGGACCTCGCCGGGCTGGGCCGTTCGTTCGCGGCCGGGAAGGAGATGCACGTCGGGCACAACGTGGGGGGTAACCGCTTGCGGATGTCCGGGAGCGTGCGGCTGCGTCCCGAGGCCGGCAGCTGGGAGGATTCTCTCTCGCCCGCCGAGGTGCGGCTCGCCGGGCGGATAGCGGGACCGCTCATGCGCCGCTACGGCTACGCCGGGTGA
- a CDS encoding glycosyltransferase, which yields MIRVLHVLPRIGPGGAETMAVRLMLGLDRTRFEVAAVSLFDSPGTEQEAALAEGGVPVWYLGKRRGFDPRIFRRLAGVVFRFRPHVVHTHRHVLYYLLPLLLSRRAPAAVHTVHTLPEREVGVAGRLAHRLAFLRGAVPVAIAREISEGLRRVYASTGPLIPNGIPVDTFSRSEAERVAWREREGFSAEDVLLVCVARLSPVKRHDILLEAFSRCAAAFPRARLLLAGEGELRWDILRRAEALGLGGRVSLLGVRPDVADLLAASDAFVLASSWEGNPLSVMEAMAAGLPVVCTAVGGVPELVEDGVSGLLVPPGDAESFAGAMGRLLGDRGLRERMGERAAAAAKRFDLGAMVRAYQDLYRSVLAAGGGDRPVEPEGTRCA from the coding sequence GTGATCCGGGTGCTGCACGTCCTCCCCAGGATCGGGCCCGGAGGGGCCGAGACGATGGCGGTGCGCCTGATGCTCGGCCTGGACCGGACGCGCTTCGAGGTCGCCGCCGTAAGCCTCTTCGATTCCCCGGGCACGGAGCAGGAAGCGGCACTGGCGGAGGGTGGGGTGCCGGTGTGGTACCTGGGCAAGCGCCGGGGCTTCGACCCCCGGATCTTCCGGCGGCTCGCGGGGGTGGTCTTTCGCTTCCGGCCCCACGTCGTACACACCCACCGGCACGTGCTCTACTACCTCCTGCCCCTCCTGCTGTCGCGGAGGGCGCCCGCCGCCGTCCACACGGTGCACACCCTCCCGGAGAGGGAGGTCGGGGTTGCCGGCCGTCTCGCGCACCGGCTGGCCTTTCTGCGCGGTGCCGTACCGGTGGCGATAGCCCGCGAGATCTCCGAGGGTCTCCGGCGGGTCTACGCCTCCACCGGCCCCCTCATACCCAACGGCATCCCCGTAGACACCTTCTCCCGTTCGGAGGCCGAGCGCGTGGCCTGGCGGGAGCGGGAGGGCTTCTCTGCCGAAGACGTGCTCCTCGTCTGCGTGGCCCGCCTGAGCCCGGTGAAGCGGCACGACATCCTCCTGGAGGCCTTCTCCCGGTGCGCGGCGGCCTTCCCCCGGGCCCGCCTGCTCCTCGCCGGGGAGGGAGAGCTGCGGTGGGATATCCTGCGCCGCGCGGAGGCGCTCGGGCTGGGGGGACGGGTCTCGCTGCTCGGGGTTCGCCCGGACGTCGCGGATCTGCTCGCCGCCTCCGACGCCTTCGTCCTCGCCTCCTCCTGGGAGGGGAACCCGCTCTCGGTCATGGAGGCCATGGCCGCCGGACTTCCGGTGGTGTGCACCGCGGTCGGCGGGGTGCCGGAGCTGGTGGAGGACGGCGTCTCCGGCTTGCTCGTGCCGCCCGGGGACGCGGAATCATTCGCCGGCGCGATGGGGCGGCTGCTCGGGGACCGCGGCCTCCGGGAGCGGATGGGCGAGAGAGCCGCCGCGGCGGCGAAGCGGTTCGACCTCGGTGCGATGGTGCGGGCGTACCAGGATCTCTACCGGTCGGTGCTGGCCGCCGGTGGAGGGGACCGTCCGGTCGAGCCGGAGGGGACGCGGTGCGCCTGA